A stretch of the Mycobacterium shigaense genome encodes the following:
- a CDS encoding MFS transporter — MPGRSERHRRPVIAHAAGARSWLTRNVWVLSAVSFLQDTASELLYPLLPIYLTTVLGAPPAVVGAVEGAAEGTASLTKLAAGPLGDRFARRPLITAGYGMAALGKVIVAVAGAWPGVLTGRVVDRVGKGIRGAPRDALLVDGVEEAGRGRVFGFHRAMDTLGAVFGPLLGLAGYELLDHQIPPLLYIAIVPAVLSVALVPLVRERPGRVARARRPRMADAVRDLPGRYWRAVALLTAFGLANFPDALILLRLKELGFSVAEVILAYVGYNLVYAVGSYPAGALADRIPRRTVFAIGMVFFAAGYIGLGLTTDKVSAWLILGVYGLFTACTDGVGKAWISGLVPAELQSSAQGIFQGATGFAVLAAGLWAGLLWGATGRLPLLISGIAGGVFAAVLLVVALGARIRA, encoded by the coding sequence ATGCCCGGCCGTAGTGAACGGCATCGCCGCCCGGTGATCGCGCACGCCGCCGGAGCCAGAAGCTGGCTGACACGCAATGTGTGGGTATTGTCGGCCGTTTCGTTCCTCCAGGACACCGCCAGCGAATTGCTCTACCCGTTGCTGCCCATCTATCTGACCACTGTCCTTGGCGCGCCGCCCGCCGTCGTGGGAGCCGTGGAAGGCGCGGCCGAGGGAACGGCGTCCCTGACGAAACTGGCCGCCGGACCGCTCGGCGATAGATTCGCCCGGCGACCGCTGATCACCGCGGGCTACGGGATGGCCGCGCTCGGCAAGGTCATCGTCGCAGTCGCCGGAGCGTGGCCCGGAGTCCTGACCGGGCGCGTCGTCGATCGAGTCGGCAAGGGCATCCGAGGCGCGCCGCGAGACGCGCTGCTGGTAGACGGCGTCGAGGAAGCCGGCCGCGGCCGCGTGTTCGGGTTTCACCGCGCGATGGACACGCTGGGCGCGGTATTCGGACCGCTGCTCGGGCTCGCCGGGTACGAGTTGCTCGACCACCAGATTCCGCCGTTGCTGTACATCGCGATTGTTCCCGCCGTGCTCAGTGTCGCCCTGGTGCCGTTGGTGCGGGAGCGTCCGGGGCGGGTGGCGCGGGCTCGGCGGCCGCGTATGGCGGACGCGGTGCGTGACCTGCCGGGCCGGTATTGGCGGGCGGTCGCGCTGCTGACGGCCTTCGGACTGGCCAACTTTCCTGATGCCCTAATCCTATTGCGGCTCAAGGAACTCGGATTCTCCGTAGCCGAAGTGATCCTCGCTTACGTGGGATACAACCTGGTATACGCGGTAGGCAGTTACCCGGCCGGAGCCCTTGCCGATCGGATCCCGAGACGCACGGTGTTCGCAATCGGCATGGTCTTCTTCGCGGCCGGCTACATAGGGCTCGGTCTCACCACCGACAAAGTCTCAGCATGGCTGATCCTCGGGGTGTACGGACTGTTCACCGCATGCACTGACGGCGTCGGGAAAGCATGGATTTCGGGACTGGTCCCCGCCGAGTTGCAGTCCAGCGCGCAAGGTATTTTCCAGGGCGCGACCGGCTTCGCGGTGTTGGCGGCGGGTTTGTGGGCCGGCCTGCTGTGGGGAGCGACAGGCCGCCTCCCGCTCCTGATCTCAGGAATTGCCGGTGGCGTCTTTGCGGCAGTTTTGCTCGTCGTCGCCCTCGGCGCGCGGATTCGTGCCTGA
- a CDS encoding virulence factor Mce family protein, producing the protein MLTRFIWRQLIVFGILSVITAIALGWYYLQIPTAAGIGQYTLKADLPKSGGLYKTANVTYRGATIGTVTDVEPTETGAQVTLSIADSYKIPVDASANVHSVSAVGEQYLDLVSVGNPGQYFSPGQTITKGTVPTEIGPALDAANRGLAVLPTEKIASLLDETAKAVGGFGPALQRLVDATQAIAGDFKANIGDVNDIIENSSPVVDSQVNSGDSIRRWSHNLDILAAQSAENDQHVQSILAHAAPTTDQVNEVFGDVRESLPQTLANLEIVLEMLKRYHKGVEQLLVAYPQGATEGQTVTTPFPGYAALGTSLTINQPPPCLTGFLPAAQWRSPADTSLAPMPSGTYCKIPQDFPANAVRGARNLPCVDVPGKRAATPRECRDPKPYVPSGTNPWYGDPNQILTCPAPAARCDQPVKPGQVMPAPSIDNGVNPAPSDRVAGTPPPISDVLQRPRSGTVECNGQQPNPCVYLPSGPPPAVYTPQSGELVGPDGVRYRVENSNKTGDDGWKDMLAPPD; encoded by the coding sequence GCAGGAATCGGCCAGTACACATTGAAGGCGGACCTGCCCAAGTCGGGCGGTCTGTACAAAACGGCCAACGTGACTTATCGCGGTGCCACCATCGGCACGGTCACCGACGTCGAGCCGACCGAGACGGGCGCGCAAGTGACCTTGAGTATCGCCGACAGCTACAAGATCCCGGTCGACGCGTCGGCGAACGTGCATTCGGTGTCGGCCGTCGGGGAGCAGTACCTGGACCTGGTGTCGGTAGGCAATCCGGGCCAATACTTTTCGCCCGGGCAGACGATCACCAAGGGCACCGTGCCCACCGAGATCGGGCCGGCGTTGGATGCCGCCAATCGCGGGCTGGCCGTGCTGCCGACGGAAAAGATTGCCTCGTTGCTCGACGAAACAGCCAAAGCGGTAGGCGGTTTCGGCCCCGCGCTGCAACGACTGGTCGATGCTACGCAGGCGATCGCGGGCGACTTCAAGGCCAACATCGGCGACGTCAATGACATCATCGAAAATTCAAGCCCGGTCGTCGACAGCCAGGTCAACTCCGGTGATTCGATCCGGCGCTGGTCTCACAACCTGGACATCCTGGCCGCGCAAAGCGCGGAAAACGACCAGCACGTGCAAAGTATTCTGGCCCATGCCGCGCCGACCACCGATCAGGTCAACGAGGTGTTCGGCGACGTTCGCGAGTCACTGCCGCAGACACTGGCGAATCTCGAGATCGTGCTGGAGATGCTGAAGCGCTACCACAAGGGCGTCGAACAGCTGCTGGTGGCTTACCCGCAGGGGGCAACGGAAGGCCAGACGGTGACAACGCCTTTCCCGGGCTACGCCGCTCTCGGCACCTCGCTGACCATCAATCAGCCCCCACCGTGCCTGACCGGCTTTCTGCCGGCAGCGCAGTGGCGGTCTCCGGCGGACACGAGCCTGGCGCCGATGCCGTCCGGAACGTATTGCAAGATCCCGCAAGACTTTCCGGCCAACGCCGTGCGGGGGGCACGTAACCTTCCGTGCGTCGACGTCCCCGGTAAGCGCGCCGCGACGCCGCGGGAGTGCCGCGACCCCAAGCCCTACGTCCCGTCGGGCACCAACCCGTGGTACGGCGACCCGAACCAGATCCTGACCTGCCCGGCGCCCGCGGCGCGCTGCGACCAGCCCGTCAAGCCCGGTCAGGTGATGCCCGCGCCATCGATCGATAACGGCGTCAACCCCGCGCCGTCCGACCGGGTGGCTGGAACCCCCCCGCCCATCAGCGATGTACTGCAGCGACCGCGATCTGGGACCGTCGAGTGCAACGGGCAGCAGCCGAATCCGTGCGTCTACCTCCCCAGCGGTCCTCCGCCGGCTGTTTACACTCCGCAAAGCGGTGAACTGGTCGGGCCCGACGGGGTCAGGTACCGGGTCGAGAATTCGAACAAAACGGGCGACGACGGATGGAAGGACATGCTGGCACCGCCCGATTGA
- a CDS encoding acyltransferase family protein has product MDNADAAQPDRNLAADFYRVSGVVLIVLGHWLAGSVTYHDGQFGRQNPLVDLPWTQWLTWPFQAVPTFFMVAGYAGAVSWTHRHDNAGISRQTWLQRRLARVLGPTAVYAVLVALAVIVLGVRGTAGSVLEYAGWAVAMHLWFLAVYLAVVSLTPIAIAAQRRWGLLTPATLGIGVAVVDVTRLAGHVQYLDWINYLLAWGMLYQLGIAWHGGLLAGRRPALLAGASAAALALLIWLRVYPISMIGVPGQTIDNTTPPTVALLAFGCAQTGLAMALAPAINRALCAGHVRRVLAIGNNNIMALYLWHMVPVVLVAIVGYPAGLLPQPPEGTADWWLARLEWVVILGAVTIVELLLLWWGRRIFATPLPLLGVPLKKRWAEPVILTGAAMAAYALSVTAARGFAPGGRLSWPTAILFAAGTLLVALRPVRVPARQ; this is encoded by the coding sequence ATGGACAACGCAGACGCCGCACAGCCGGACCGCAATCTGGCGGCCGATTTCTACCGGGTGTCGGGCGTCGTGCTGATCGTGCTGGGGCACTGGCTGGCCGGCTCGGTGACCTATCACGATGGCCAGTTCGGACGGCAGAACCCGCTCGTGGACCTGCCGTGGACTCAATGGCTGACCTGGCCATTCCAGGCGGTCCCGACGTTCTTCATGGTGGCCGGCTATGCCGGCGCCGTGTCCTGGACACATCGGCACGACAACGCCGGCATCTCCCGCCAGACCTGGCTTCAGCGTCGCCTGGCCCGGGTCCTCGGGCCGACCGCCGTATACGCCGTGCTGGTGGCCCTGGCGGTCATCGTGCTGGGGGTCCGCGGCACCGCCGGGTCCGTGCTCGAATACGCGGGGTGGGCGGTGGCGATGCACCTGTGGTTCCTCGCGGTGTACCTGGCGGTGGTCTCGTTGACGCCGATTGCCATTGCCGCACAACGCCGTTGGGGTCTTCTGACGCCAGCCACACTCGGGATCGGGGTTGCGGTGGTCGACGTCACCAGGCTCGCCGGTCACGTCCAATACCTCGACTGGATCAACTACCTGCTGGCCTGGGGAATGCTATATCAACTCGGAATCGCTTGGCATGGCGGGCTATTGGCTGGCCGCCGGCCCGCGCTGCTGGCGGGCGCTTCGGCCGCTGCGCTCGCGCTGTTGATTTGGTTGAGGGTCTACCCGATCAGCATGATCGGTGTTCCCGGTCAGACGATCGACAACACGACCCCGCCCACCGTGGCGCTGCTGGCGTTCGGATGCGCGCAAACCGGATTAGCGATGGCGCTCGCGCCGGCCATCAACCGCGCGCTGTGCGCCGGTCACGTCCGGCGCGTATTGGCCATCGGCAACAACAACATCATGGCCTTGTACCTGTGGCACATGGTGCCCGTCGTGCTCGTGGCCATCGTCGGGTATCCGGCGGGTCTGTTGCCGCAGCCACCCGAAGGCACCGCGGACTGGTGGCTGGCCCGGCTGGAATGGGTGGTCATTCTCGGCGCGGTGACGATCGTCGAACTGCTGCTGTTGTGGTGGGGCCGGCGCATTTTCGCGACCCCGCTGCCACTGCTGGGTGTCCCCCTCAAGAAACGCTGGGCCGAACCGGTCATCTTGACCGGTGCCGCAATGGCCGCCTACGCCCTGTCCGTCACCGCCGCGCGGGGTTTCGCCCCCGGCGGGCGCCTTTCGTGGCCCACCGCAATCCTTTTCGCTGCCGGGACGCTCCTGGTGGCACTGCGCCCGGTACGGGTCCCCGCACGGCAGTAG
- a CDS encoding type II toxin-antitoxin system Phd/YefM family antitoxin: protein MSYVAEVCEVPRTRMGYTDRTYSHIPVQPTDRSEMREVIGLGQLRSNACRYLERVAAGETIDVVRRGKLVARIVSVGDWRVAPIPARSVEVATPEAGGWVGLHELRTRAGRCLDRVAAGETVCVVRGGRLLAQIVPAGASSTTPSHADGGRRIELDELRKRAGRYFDKVAAGQTIEVSRGGELVARIVSAAKKTTAGA from the coding sequence GTGAGCTACGTCGCGGAAGTCTGCGAGGTGCCGCGGACCCGAATGGGCTATACTGACCGCACGTACAGTCATATCCCGGTGCAACCCACGGATCGGAGCGAAATGCGGGAAGTGATCGGCCTGGGCCAGCTCCGGAGCAACGCCTGTCGGTACCTTGAGCGGGTTGCCGCCGGAGAAACCATCGATGTCGTCCGTCGCGGCAAGTTGGTGGCACGAATTGTCTCGGTCGGCGACTGGAGGGTGGCTCCGATCCCGGCGCGGTCCGTCGAAGTCGCGACACCGGAGGCTGGCGGCTGGGTAGGACTGCACGAACTGCGAACACGTGCCGGACGGTGCCTCGATCGGGTTGCGGCCGGCGAGACGGTTTGTGTCGTCCGTGGCGGCAGATTACTGGCGCAGATCGTGCCGGCCGGTGCTTCCAGCACGACCCCGAGCCACGCGGACGGTGGCCGGCGGATCGAGCTTGACGAACTGCGAAAGCGTGCGGGGCGTTATTTCGACAAGGTCGCGGCGGGACAGACGATTGAGGTCAGCCGTGGCGGCGAGCTAGTTGCTCGGATCGTGTCGGCCGCTAAGAAGACAACCGCAGGGGCCTGA
- a CDS encoding TetR/AcrR family transcriptional regulator yields MPDDSGPATRLERRKQRTRAALIKAAQRLIAEGKMNVPVLEITKAADVGMGSFYNHFDSKEQLFEAAVADVLDAQGAVLDRLTASIEDPAETFATSFRLTGRLFRQRPQESEILLANGLALLSSDRGLAPRALRDIKAGIKAGRFHLDDPELALAMAGGALLGLGQLLRNDPGRDDANAADEVTERVLGLFGLDAEEAHAVCRRPLPDDVFSEA; encoded by the coding sequence ATGCCCGACGACTCCGGCCCGGCCACCCGCCTGGAACGGCGCAAGCAACGAACCCGGGCCGCGCTGATCAAGGCGGCGCAGCGGTTGATCGCCGAGGGCAAGATGAACGTCCCGGTCCTGGAGATCACCAAGGCCGCCGACGTCGGGATGGGGTCCTTCTACAACCACTTCGACAGCAAGGAGCAGCTGTTCGAGGCCGCGGTCGCCGACGTGCTCGACGCCCAGGGGGCGGTGCTGGACCGGCTTACCGCGTCGATCGAGGACCCGGCCGAGACCTTCGCGACCAGCTTTCGGCTCACTGGGCGGCTCTTCCGGCAGCGCCCGCAGGAGAGCGAGATTCTGCTCGCGAACGGTCTGGCGCTGTTGTCATCCGACCGCGGGCTGGCGCCACGGGCGTTGCGCGACATCAAGGCAGGCATCAAGGCCGGCAGGTTTCACCTGGACGATCCCGAACTGGCGCTCGCCATGGCCGGTGGTGCGCTGCTGGGGCTGGGGCAACTGCTGCGCAATGACCCGGGTCGCGACGACGCGAATGCGGCCGACGAGGTGACCGAACGGGTGCTAGGCCTCTTTGGGCTCGATGCCGAGGAGGCGCACGCCGTCTGCCGGCGTCCGCTGCCCGACGACGTGTTCTCGGAAGCCTGA
- a CDS encoding VOC family protein: MTHTKDPHGDLHSERGAVRGEHPGRSRNPVVRVIDLAWLEVEKPDLTRTEQFARAFGFHTERHGADGIHLRGTDAGSPCVHVRRGHRTRFAAAAFRAGDESDVLRLAEHFGTRARRLPEALGGLSVDVADPNGMTVRVVAGTHELPELASQPVHAFNFGSNVRRTNAGQRPPRVPARVQRLGHLVLQSTTYLETLNWYLDKLGMIVSDFLFFPGQRDRGPTMSFIRCDRGSTPADHHTLALALGPANRYVHSAYQVSDLDALAAGGEYLADHGYTRSWGIGRHIQGSQIFDYWRDPDGLLVEHFTDGDLFDNTVEPGWAPFTASGLAQWGPRATSDFLGTNLKSARQELFSMISALRRDNEFDTHRLVGLLKVAAK; the protein is encoded by the coding sequence ATGACGCACACCAAAGACCCTCATGGCGACCTGCACAGCGAGCGCGGGGCCGTTCGCGGAGAACATCCCGGCCGGTCGCGCAATCCGGTGGTCAGGGTCATCGACCTCGCCTGGCTGGAAGTCGAGAAGCCGGACCTGACACGCACCGAGCAGTTCGCGCGAGCCTTCGGGTTTCACACCGAGCGACACGGCGCCGACGGCATCCACCTGCGCGGCACCGATGCGGGCAGCCCATGTGTGCACGTGCGTCGCGGGCATCGAACACGGTTCGCCGCGGCGGCGTTTCGCGCGGGCGACGAGTCCGACGTGCTCCGGCTGGCTGAGCACTTCGGCACCCGGGCCCGCCGGCTCCCCGAGGCCCTGGGCGGGCTGTCGGTCGACGTGGCGGACCCCAACGGCATGACGGTGCGCGTGGTCGCCGGCACGCACGAACTACCGGAGCTGGCAAGCCAGCCGGTACATGCGTTCAACTTCGGAAGCAATGTGCGACGCACGAACGCCGGCCAGCGTCCGCCGCGGGTGCCCGCGCGCGTGCAGCGCCTGGGCCATTTGGTATTGCAGTCGACAACCTATCTGGAGACGCTGAATTGGTACCTGGACAAGCTGGGGATGATCGTCAGCGACTTCCTGTTCTTCCCCGGGCAGCGTGACCGCGGGCCGACCATGAGTTTCATTCGGTGCGACCGGGGTTCGACGCCGGCCGATCACCACACGCTGGCGCTGGCGCTGGGTCCGGCCAACCGGTACGTGCATTCGGCCTATCAGGTCAGCGACCTCGACGCCCTGGCCGCCGGGGGCGAATACCTGGCCGACCACGGCTACACCCGTTCCTGGGGAATCGGCAGGCACATCCAGGGCAGCCAGATCTTCGACTACTGGCGCGATCCCGACGGTCTGCTCGTCGAGCACTTCACCGATGGCGACCTGTTCGACAACACCGTCGAACCGGGATGGGCGCCGTTCACCGCATCCGGCCTCGCACAGTGGGGGCCCCGGGCGACCAGCGATTTCCTCGGGACCAACCTGAAATCTGCTCGTCAGGAACTGTTTTCGATGATCTCCGCGCTTCGCAGAGACAACGAATTCGACACCCACCGACTCGTCGGCCTTCTGAAAGTAGCTGCCAAATGA
- the mhpA gene encoding bifunctional 3-(3-hydroxy-phenyl)propionate/3-hydroxycinnamic acid hydroxylase MhpA — MTAAGVRRVPVVIVGAGPTGVTAATLLAQYGVPCLVLDRWPDVYPQPRAVHLDDEIYRVLARLGIADEFAAISRPTLGLRLLDRRLRTLAEFTRDSSCSTNGFPQANMFDQPELETLLRANLTRYPDAQLRGNAEVTTITERDGRVRVAFSDRSTGETHEVDADYLLGCDGANSVVRAQIGSAMRDLNFEQRWLVADVTSDADLGQWDGVHQVCNPVRAGTYMRIGPTRYRFEFQLRGGERAEDYTSLAALRPLIGPWTANIPDTELTVQRVTGYTFRAQIADRWRRRNTFLLGDAAHLTPPFIGQGMGAGVRDAMNLAWKIAGVYHGSLGPEVLESYEQERKPHTRYMIGLALNVGRAMTSGGRAGDLLRRLVLPRLRLIPGLRARVVDSATPPLRSSVLVDKASRLGGTLCPNPVLAEGQRLDDVLGNGFTLITTARPAAAADDAGLHQLGVMVLIAGPGGALESWLHRGHAAAAFVRPDRTVMCAGRDAAAVCAWAAARLRRPGDDDRHPDRVQHRVADRAQHPR, encoded by the coding sequence GTGACCGCTGCCGGCGTCCGGCGCGTTCCAGTCGTCATCGTCGGCGCGGGACCGACCGGCGTCACCGCTGCCACGCTGCTCGCACAGTACGGCGTGCCCTGCCTGGTACTGGACCGCTGGCCCGACGTGTATCCGCAGCCTCGCGCCGTGCATTTGGACGACGAGATCTATCGCGTGCTCGCCCGCCTGGGCATCGCCGACGAGTTCGCCGCCATCTCGCGGCCCACGCTGGGCCTGCGACTGCTGGATCGGCGGCTGCGGACGCTCGCCGAATTCACCCGGGACAGCTCGTGCAGCACCAACGGCTTCCCGCAGGCCAACATGTTCGACCAGCCGGAGTTGGAAACCCTGCTGCGGGCCAACCTGACCCGGTACCCCGACGCCCAGCTGCGCGGGAATGCCGAGGTGACGACGATCACCGAACGAGACGGCCGGGTCCGGGTGGCATTTTCGGACCGGTCGACCGGCGAGACGCATGAGGTGGACGCCGACTACCTGCTCGGCTGCGACGGCGCCAACAGCGTCGTGCGGGCCCAAATCGGCTCGGCGATGCGGGATTTGAATTTCGAGCAGCGCTGGCTGGTCGCCGACGTCACCAGTGATGCCGACCTGGGCCAGTGGGACGGCGTGCACCAGGTCTGCAACCCGGTACGCGCGGGAACCTACATGCGGATCGGACCGACCCGCTACCGCTTCGAATTCCAGCTGCGGGGCGGTGAACGCGCCGAGGACTACACGTCACTGGCCGCCCTGCGGCCGCTGATCGGGCCGTGGACCGCGAACATTCCGGACACCGAGCTGACCGTGCAGCGCGTCACCGGTTACACCTTCCGCGCGCAGATCGCCGACCGCTGGCGGCGGCGAAACACGTTCCTGCTCGGCGACGCCGCCCACCTCACTCCCCCCTTCATCGGACAGGGGATGGGGGCGGGAGTCCGCGATGCGATGAACCTCGCATGGAAGATCGCCGGCGTCTACCACGGCAGTCTTGGCCCAGAAGTGCTGGAAAGCTATGAACAGGAACGTAAGCCGCACACCCGATACATGATCGGGCTGGCGCTGAACGTCGGGCGTGCGATGACGTCCGGCGGTCGGGCCGGCGATCTGCTGCGGCGCCTGGTGCTGCCCCGGCTGCGGTTGATTCCGGGCCTGCGCGCCCGGGTGGTCGACTCCGCCACGCCACCGTTGCGGTCGTCGGTACTGGTCGACAAGGCCTCGCGGCTCGGGGGCACGCTGTGCCCGAATCCCGTACTGGCCGAGGGCCAACGGCTGGACGACGTGCTGGGTAATGGGTTCACGCTGATCACCACCGCCCGCCCAGCAGCGGCGGCCGATGATGCCGGCCTGCACCAGCTCGGCGTCATGGTGCTGATCGCCGGCCCCGGCGGCGCGCTGGAGAGCTGGCTGCACCGGGGCCATGCCGCGGCCGCCTTCGTGCGCCCGGACCGAACTGTCATGTGCGCCGGACGCGACGCCGCGGCGGTGTGCGCGTGGGCCGCCGCCCGGTTACGACGGCCGGGCGATGATGATCGGCATCCGGACCGAGTGCAGCACCGAGTTGCTGACCGAGCCCAGCATCCCCGATAG
- a CDS encoding fumarylacetoacetate hydrolase family protein, translated as MTTSVLRTADAWWVKTSRGAARIDTAAATTGDLLSDRAAIEAAAGGAETVAVDTLRLVSPVTRPCRVIAQMTNFTSHVTDAGMDPATVPLTFFRKASASIGGPFDDIVKPPHVTLLDYEVEIGLVVGRATPVNTTISEDNLGDIIAGLVVTNDVSARDIQLPQTQFYEAKSYPTFTPVGPELVLLTADELKRFGDLRLRLSVGGVERQNAIVDGDMLYRPLEALQALTRFQDLAPGDLILTGTPVGTALSAPPKPLAFVGNLLPASLKWKLFFKGQGRNPRYLKQGDVVEASVATDDGAIDLGTQRSTVRFA; from the coding sequence ATGACCACTTCCGTATTGCGCACCGCCGACGCCTGGTGGGTGAAGACCTCCCGCGGCGCCGCCAGGATCGACACGGCCGCGGCCACGACCGGGGACTTGCTGTCCGACCGAGCCGCAATCGAGGCCGCCGCAGGCGGTGCCGAGACCGTCGCGGTGGACACGCTGCGCCTGGTGTCGCCGGTGACCAGACCATGCCGGGTGATCGCGCAGATGACCAACTTCACTTCGCATGTCACCGACGCCGGAATGGACCCGGCGACCGTGCCGCTGACGTTCTTCCGCAAGGCGTCGGCCTCGATAGGTGGCCCCTTCGACGACATCGTCAAACCACCGCATGTCACCCTGCTCGACTACGAGGTGGAGATCGGGCTGGTCGTAGGGCGCGCAACCCCGGTCAACACAACGATTTCCGAGGACAATCTCGGCGACATCATCGCGGGACTGGTGGTCACCAACGACGTCTCCGCCCGAGACATCCAGCTTCCGCAGACCCAGTTCTACGAGGCGAAGTCCTACCCGACCTTCACCCCGGTCGGACCCGAGCTGGTGTTGCTGACAGCCGACGAGCTCAAGCGGTTCGGCGACCTGCGGCTGCGCCTGAGCGTGGGCGGCGTCGAGCGGCAGAACGCAATCGTCGACGGCGACATGCTGTATCGCCCCCTCGAGGCCCTGCAGGCACTCACCCGATTCCAGGATCTTGCCCCCGGCGATCTGATTCTCACCGGCACACCGGTCGGGACCGCATTGAGCGCCCCGCCGAAACCGCTGGCTTTCGTGGGCAACCTGTTGCCGGCGTCGCTGAAGTGGAAGCTGTTCTTCAAGGGTCAGGGCCGCAACCCGCGTTACCTGAAACAGGGTGACGTCGTGGAGGCGTCGGTGGCCACCGACGACGGCGCGATCGACCTCGGAACCCAACGCAGCACAGTGAGATTCGCGTGA
- a CDS encoding purine-cytosine permease family protein, translated as MTQDIEPGVHRALVAAGGQDALTAARETLEDYTLRFAPRSYRRWSTTVVGISALGGIAYLADFAIGANLGISFGTANALWGIGIFAVVIFATGLPLAYYAARYNIDLDLITRGSGFGYYGSVVTNVIFATFTFIFFALEGSIMAQGLNLSLHVPLWIGYALSTLIIFPLVIYGMKVLSQLQLWTTPLWLIMMVAPFAYLVISHPESVNEFFDYTGKQGRGGVDPSSVLLAAGVCLALIAQIAEQIDYLRFMPPRTPQNSRSWWTWMLLAGPGWVLFGAVKQIVGLFLAVYLISHLAGSASVANQPVHQFAEIYQNFMPDWLALTLAVILVVLSQIKINVTNAYSGSLAWTNSFTRVTRHYPGRVVFLGVNLAIALILMEANMFDFLNTILGFYSNCGMAWVVAVASDIVFNKYLLGLSPKRPEFRRGMLYAINPVGFGSMLLAAGLSIVAFFGGLGPQLRPYSPLVAIVIALVMPPILAIATKGKYYLRRTHDGLDLPMFDGHGNPSGEHLTCHVCHHEFERPDMLACETHDAQICSLCLSTDKVADHVLPAQG; from the coding sequence ATGACGCAAGACATCGAGCCCGGTGTTCATCGTGCCTTGGTGGCCGCGGGCGGGCAGGACGCGCTGACGGCTGCCCGCGAGACGCTCGAGGACTACACCCTGCGCTTCGCGCCCCGCAGCTATCGCCGCTGGTCGACCACGGTGGTGGGAATCTCCGCGCTCGGCGGCATCGCGTACCTGGCCGATTTCGCGATCGGTGCCAACCTGGGCATCAGCTTCGGCACGGCGAACGCGCTGTGGGGGATCGGCATCTTCGCGGTGGTGATCTTCGCGACCGGGCTTCCGCTGGCTTACTACGCGGCGCGGTACAACATCGACCTGGACCTGATCACCCGCGGCAGTGGTTTCGGCTACTACGGCTCGGTGGTCACCAACGTCATCTTCGCCACCTTCACGTTCATCTTCTTTGCCCTGGAGGGCTCGATCATGGCCCAGGGGCTCAACCTGAGTCTGCACGTGCCGCTGTGGATCGGATACGCCCTGTCGACGCTGATCATCTTCCCGCTGGTGATCTACGGGATGAAAGTCCTTTCCCAGCTGCAACTTTGGACCACTCCACTTTGGCTGATCATGATGGTCGCCCCGTTCGCCTATCTGGTGATCAGCCATCCGGAGTCGGTGAACGAATTCTTCGACTACACCGGCAAGCAAGGACGCGGCGGCGTCGACCCGAGTTCGGTCCTGCTGGCCGCGGGCGTGTGCCTCGCATTGATCGCGCAGATCGCCGAGCAGATCGACTACTTGCGGTTCATGCCGCCCCGCACGCCGCAGAACTCCCGCAGCTGGTGGACCTGGATGCTGCTGGCAGGTCCCGGCTGGGTGTTGTTCGGCGCGGTCAAACAGATCGTCGGGCTGTTCCTGGCGGTGTACCTGATTTCCCACCTGGCCGGCTCCGCGTCCGTCGCGAACCAGCCGGTCCACCAATTCGCCGAGATCTACCAAAACTTCATGCCGGACTGGCTTGCGTTAACTCTCGCCGTCATCCTGGTCGTGCTCAGCCAGATCAAAATCAATGTGACCAACGCGTATTCGGGGTCGCTGGCGTGGACGAACTCCTTTACCCGGGTCACCAGGCATTATCCCGGCCGCGTGGTGTTCCTGGGTGTGAACCTCGCCATCGCACTGATCCTGATGGAAGCCAACATGTTCGACTTCCTCAACACCATCCTCGGGTTCTACTCCAACTGCGGCATGGCGTGGGTGGTCGCGGTCGCGTCCGACATCGTGTTCAACAAATACCTGCTCGGCCTGTCCCCGAAGCGCCCCGAGTTCCGCAGGGGCATGCTGTATGCCATCAACCCGGTCGGGTTCGGCTCGATGCTGTTGGCGGCGGGCCTGTCGATCGTCGCCTTCTTCGGCGGCCTGGGCCCGCAACTTCGGCCGTACTCGCCGTTGGTGGCCATCGTCATCGCCCTGGTGATGCCGCCCATTCTGGCGATCGCGACCAAGGGTAAGTACTACCTGCGGCGCACGCATGACGGCCTCGATCTGCCGATGTTCGACGGACACGGCAACCCCTCGGGGGAGCACCTCACCTGCCATGTGTGCCATCACGAGTTCGAGCGGCCCGACATGCTGGCGTGTGAGACGCATGACGCGCAGATCTGTTCCCTGTGCCTGTCCACCGACAAGGTCGCCGACCACGTTTTGCCGGCCCAGGGCTAG